A window from Mesorhizobium sp. WSM2240 encodes these proteins:
- a CDS encoding cytochrome c oxidase subunit 3, producing the protein MSVILVFLLVIAGIAGWWLSHQGLMSKPWLEHGPAAALPETDVTGMPTAKVGLGVFLAVVGCLFALFASAYFMRMELSDWQPLPIPPLLWLNTGVLVLSSVALQCAVVAARRGQIDMVRLGLVTGGLTALAFLAGQLVVWRDLSASGYFLEANPANSFFYMITGMHGLHILGGLVALARTTAGAWGRYRPERLRLSVELCAMYWHFLLFVWLAVFVLLAGWAADLIDICRQLLT; encoded by the coding sequence ATGAGCGTCATACTGGTATTCCTGCTCGTGATCGCCGGCATCGCCGGCTGGTGGCTTTCCCACCAGGGGCTGATGTCCAAGCCCTGGCTCGAGCACGGACCGGCGGCTGCCCTGCCGGAGACCGATGTGACAGGCATGCCGACCGCCAAGGTCGGGCTCGGCGTGTTCCTCGCCGTCGTCGGCTGCCTGTTCGCGCTGTTTGCCAGCGCCTATTTCATGCGCATGGAGCTGTCGGACTGGCAGCCGCTGCCGATCCCGCCGCTGCTGTGGTTGAACACCGGCGTGCTGGTTCTTTCCAGCGTGGCGCTGCAGTGCGCCGTTGTCGCCGCCCGCCGCGGCCAGATCGACATGGTGCGGCTTGGCCTCGTCACCGGCGGGCTGACCGCGCTCGCCTTCCTCGCCGGGCAGCTCGTTGTCTGGCGGGATCTTTCGGCCAGCGGCTACTTCCTGGAGGCCAATCCGGCCAACAGCTTCTTCTACATGATCACCGGCATGCACGGGCTGCACATTTTAGGCGGCCTGGTGGCGCTGGCGCGGACGACCGCAGGCGCATGGGGGCGTTACCGGCCGGAGCGGCTTCGGCTCAGCGTCGAGCTCTGCGCCATGTACTGGCACTTCCTGCTCTTCGTCTGGCTTGCGGTGTTTGTGCTGCTGGCCGGCTGGGCTGCCGACCTTATCGACATTTGCCGACAACTGCTGACCTGA